In one window of Eggerthella guodeyinii DNA:
- a CDS encoding holotricin-3 has protein sequence MADDDRRAGDWLKRDLRKNANDLIEEPNQKVWYKQTFWIVFFLVIFWPVGIVLCWRSDWHIVAKILCSVAVAFMVYFSVTMYQATQALMASGVA, from the coding sequence ATGGCTGACGACGACCGTCGCGCGGGCGACTGGCTGAAGCGCGACCTGCGCAAGAATGCGAACGACCTGATCGAGGAGCCGAACCAGAAGGTGTGGTACAAGCAGACGTTCTGGATCGTCTTCTTCCTCGTCATATTCTGGCCGGTGGGCATCGTGCTGTGCTGGAGGAGCGACTGGCACATCGTGGCGAAGATCCTCTGCTCGGTGGCGGTGGCGTTCATGGTGTACTTCTCGGTGACCATGTACCAGGCCACCCAGGCGCTCATGGCGTCGGGCGTGGCGTAG
- the gatB gene encoding Asp-tRNA(Asn)/Glu-tRNA(Gln) amidotransferase subunit GatB translates to MRKLEEVLQDWEAVIGLEIHAELTTLDTKMFCGCKLEFGAEPNTHTCPVCLGMPGALPVPNRAAIESIVLAGLATNCDIEKHSMFYRKTYMYPDMSKNYQTTQGPVAFCMRGHLDLDVDGAAAKERIDLDGLAVGESRGNVTRTADGYTAHVGITRIHMEEDAGKMVHIGGGEGRIAGATHSLVDYNRAGTPLTELVTEPDLRTPEEARLFMQKLRQIYLALGISDCSMEEGSMRCDGNVSLRRRGAKEFGVKTELKNMNSFKNLHDGLAYEICRQADVLEEGGQIFQETRHWDPSAKRTIVMRVKETADDYRLFPDPDLAPYDLADEWIESVRAKLPELPDQKAARYEDAFGLSAYDARHLVEHRETADFFEACMELAAGDAAKLAKPVANLVINDVTAYLNAADGVRLGSTPLTPARALQLVRLQAEDVISSKQAKEVFAAVLDEGKDPAAIVEERGMKQVSDTGAIEAVIDAVLAANPDKVAQYQGGKTGLIGFFVGQCMKEMRGQGNPKLINELLAKKLG, encoded by the coding sequence ATGAGAAAGCTCGAAGAGGTGCTGCAGGATTGGGAGGCCGTCATCGGCCTCGAGATACACGCCGAGCTGACGACGCTCGACACCAAGATGTTCTGCGGCTGCAAGCTGGAGTTCGGCGCCGAGCCGAACACGCACACGTGCCCCGTGTGCCTCGGCATGCCCGGCGCGCTTCCCGTGCCGAACCGCGCGGCCATCGAGTCCATCGTGCTGGCGGGCCTGGCCACGAACTGCGACATCGAGAAGCACTCGATGTTCTACCGCAAAACGTACATGTACCCCGACATGTCGAAGAACTACCAGACCACGCAGGGTCCCGTGGCGTTCTGCATGCGCGGCCACCTCGACCTCGACGTGGACGGCGCGGCCGCGAAGGAGCGTATCGACCTGGACGGGCTCGCCGTGGGCGAGAGCCGCGGCAACGTGACGCGCACGGCGGACGGCTACACCGCCCACGTGGGCATCACGCGCATCCACATGGAGGAGGACGCGGGCAAGATGGTGCACATCGGCGGCGGCGAGGGCCGCATCGCCGGGGCCACGCACTCGCTGGTCGACTACAACCGCGCCGGCACGCCGCTCACCGAGCTGGTCACCGAGCCCGACCTGCGCACGCCCGAGGAGGCGCGCCTGTTCATGCAGAAGCTGCGCCAGATCTACCTGGCGCTGGGCATCTCCGACTGCTCGATGGAGGAGGGCAGCATGCGTTGCGACGGCAACGTGTCGCTGCGCCGCCGCGGCGCCAAGGAATTCGGCGTGAAGACCGAGCTCAAGAACATGAACAGCTTCAAGAACCTCCACGACGGCCTGGCCTACGAGATCTGCCGCCAGGCGGACGTGCTCGAGGAGGGCGGCCAGATCTTCCAGGAGACGCGGCACTGGGACCCGTCGGCCAAGCGCACCATCGTGATGCGCGTGAAGGAGACGGCCGACGACTACCGCCTGTTCCCCGACCCGGACCTCGCGCCCTACGACCTCGCCGACGAGTGGATCGAATCGGTGCGCGCGAAGCTCCCCGAGCTGCCCGACCAGAAGGCGGCCCGCTACGAGGACGCGTTCGGCCTCAGCGCTTACGATGCGCGCCATCTCGTGGAGCATCGCGAGACGGCCGACTTCTTCGAGGCGTGCATGGAGCTGGCCGCGGGCGACGCGGCCAAGCTGGCGAAGCCGGTGGCGAACCTCGTCATCAACGACGTGACCGCCTACCTGAACGCCGCGGACGGCGTCCGCCTGGGCTCCACGCCGCTCACCCCGGCCCGCGCGCTTCAGCTCGTGCGCCTGCAAGCCGAGGACGTCATCTCGTCCAAGCAGGCCAAAGAGGTGTTCGCGGCCGTGCTCGACGAGGGCAAGGACCCGGCGGCCATCGTGGAGGAGCGCGGCATGAAGCAGGTGTCGGACACGGGCGCCATCGAGGCCGTGATCGACGCGGTGCTGGCGGCCAACCCCGACAAGGTGGCGCAGTACCAGGGCGGCAAGACGGGCCTCATCGGGTTCTTCGTGGGCCAGTGCATGAAGGAGATGCGCGGCCAGGGCAACCCGAAGCTCATCAACGAGCTGCTGGCGAAGAAGCTCGGATAG
- the gatA gene encoding Asp-tRNA(Asn)/Glu-tRNA(Gln) amidotransferase subunit GatA → MASTAPVFAAMSVRDIRAGLAAKDFSAREIAESSLARVRALDGATHAFLETTERRALDQAAALDAAVAAGTLDACGPLAGVPVAFKDNMNLEGTHTTCSSTMLANYVSPYTATCVERTINAGGIPLGKLNMDEFAFGSSTETSAFGPTRNPWDLARVPGGSSGGSASAVGAGLATITLGSDTGGSIRQPGSFCGTVAVKPTYGVVSRYGVVAFGSSLDQVGPFTRSVEDAAYALNAIAGRDALDCTSQAVDVDFTANLAEGVRGMRIGVVPAFMEARGLTDEVKAKVEEAVEHLRALGADIVEVELPNAQAAMSAYYVLGPCEAFSNLARFDSVRYGYCDPGHKDLGGQYEASRAKGFGPEARRRIMLGSYLLSAGVYDTYYYPAQQVRTLITQDYARAYEQVDCIVAPVSPRTAFTFGEVSDPTDMYLSDMFTISINIAGNGGMSLPVGLGAQTQLPVGVQLISPQFKDENMLRVAAALETVYGPAPVAPAFAPGAAAPAGAQATIPDAADAVPGVDLPGLLDDGKAGE, encoded by the coding sequence ATGGCCTCCACCGCCCCCGTGTTCGCCGCGATGAGCGTGCGCGACATCCGCGCCGGCCTCGCCGCCAAGGACTTCTCGGCCCGCGAGATCGCCGAGAGCTCGCTCGCGCGCGTGCGCGCGCTCGACGGCGCCACGCACGCGTTCCTCGAAACCACCGAGCGGCGCGCGCTCGACCAGGCGGCCGCGCTCGACGCCGCCGTGGCTGCCGGCACGCTCGACGCGTGCGGACCGCTGGCCGGCGTGCCCGTGGCGTTCAAGGACAACATGAACCTCGAGGGCACGCACACCACGTGCTCGTCCACCATGCTCGCCAACTATGTGTCGCCCTACACGGCCACGTGCGTCGAGCGCACCATCAACGCCGGCGGCATCCCGCTCGGCAAGCTCAACATGGACGAATTCGCGTTCGGCTCCTCCACGGAGACGAGCGCCTTCGGCCCCACCCGCAACCCGTGGGACCTCGCGCGCGTGCCCGGCGGCTCGTCGGGCGGCAGCGCGTCGGCCGTGGGCGCGGGCCTGGCCACCATCACGCTGGGCAGCGACACGGGCGGCTCCATCCGCCAGCCCGGCAGCTTCTGCGGCACCGTGGCCGTCAAGCCCACGTACGGCGTGGTCAGCCGCTACGGCGTGGTGGCGTTCGGCAGCTCGCTCGACCAGGTGGGCCCGTTCACGCGCTCGGTGGAGGACGCGGCGTACGCGCTCAACGCCATCGCCGGCCGCGACGCGCTCGACTGCACGAGCCAGGCCGTGGACGTCGACTTCACGGCGAACCTGGCCGAGGGCGTGCGCGGCATGCGCATCGGCGTGGTGCCCGCGTTCATGGAGGCCCGCGGCCTCACCGACGAGGTGAAGGCCAAGGTGGAGGAGGCCGTCGAGCACCTGCGCGCGCTCGGCGCCGACATCGTGGAGGTGGAGCTGCCGAACGCCCAGGCCGCGATGAGCGCCTACTACGTGCTGGGCCCCTGCGAGGCGTTCAGCAACCTCGCGCGCTTCGACTCGGTGCGCTACGGCTACTGCGATCCCGGTCACAAGGACCTCGGCGGCCAGTACGAGGCCAGCCGCGCCAAGGGCTTCGGCCCCGAGGCGCGCCGCCGCATCATGCTGGGCAGCTACCTCTTGTCTGCGGGCGTGTACGACACCTATTACTACCCGGCGCAGCAGGTGCGCACGCTCATCACGCAGGACTACGCGCGCGCCTACGAGCAGGTGGACTGCATCGTCGCGCCCGTGTCTCCGCGCACCGCGTTCACGTTCGGCGAGGTGAGCGACCCCACCGACATGTACCTGTCGGACATGTTCACCATCTCCATCAACATCGCGGGCAACGGCGGCATGAGCCTGCCCGTGGGCCTGGGCGCGCAGACGCAGCTGCCCGTGGGCGTGCAGCTGATCTCGCCGCAGTTCAAGGACGAGAACATGCTGCGCGTGGCCGCCGCGCTGGAAACGGTGTACGGCCCGGCCCCCGTGGCGCCGGCGTTCGCGCCGGGCGCGGCGGCGCCGGCGGGCGCGCAGGCGACCATCCCCGACGCCGCAGACGCGGTGCCGGGGGTCGACCTGCCCGGCCTCCTCGACGACGGAAAGGCAGGCGAGTAG
- the hisZ gene encoding ATP phosphoribosyltransferase regulatory subunit, translated as MDYVTPAGFRDVLADEACMRERIARDVQACFAARGYLPIETPTLEVMDVMRAGGRMPGSPFKFFDAGGDLLAMRPDVTLQVARMCATRLAGQPGPFRFRYMQRVFREAEGRMQAQAREMTQIGVECIGEAGPQADAEVVELMVEALELAGARGCKLALATVGVLRALLAASGAPAQWTEQVLAAFHASNFVEVDRLTGEAAVVPPVFAAAIRALPRIRGGREAVEQVRALVAPLGCEDGLDDFARTCDLLAEAGLADRILVDFSVMSSFDYYTGIVFEAYAPELGTPLGSGGRYDNMIGSYGESRPAAGFAFSLEQAMAAAAAADCAAGGAPSARPLRIAVPKGSLNADTVAALGEAGLDVTGLADPGRSLIIRNPGVEYVIVRPTDAPAFVSLGAADCGICGKDSLLEAESDVVELVDLGYGACRFVVAEPAGAADAADEHYRRLGSLRIATKYPNITRAHYAKTGTQVEIVKLHGNIELAPLTGMAERIVDITATGTTLRENDLVVVDEVLSSTARFFSNTCAFRTDARIVQLTQALQRNAEAAARQAGKEKE; from the coding sequence ATGGATTACGTGACACCGGCGGGGTTCAGGGACGTGCTTGCCGACGAGGCGTGCATGCGCGAGCGCATCGCCCGCGACGTGCAGGCGTGCTTCGCCGCGCGCGGCTACCTGCCCATCGAGACGCCCACGCTCGAGGTCATGGACGTCATGCGCGCGGGAGGCCGCATGCCCGGCTCTCCCTTCAAGTTCTTCGACGCCGGCGGCGACCTCTTGGCCATGCGTCCCGACGTGACGCTGCAGGTGGCGCGCATGTGCGCGACGCGCCTCGCGGGCCAGCCGGGGCCGTTCCGCTTCCGCTACATGCAGCGCGTGTTCCGCGAGGCCGAGGGCCGCATGCAGGCCCAGGCGCGCGAGATGACGCAGATCGGCGTGGAGTGCATCGGCGAGGCCGGGCCCCAGGCCGACGCGGAAGTGGTGGAGCTCATGGTGGAGGCGCTCGAGCTGGCGGGCGCGCGCGGCTGCAAGCTGGCGCTGGCCACGGTGGGCGTGCTGCGCGCGCTGCTCGCCGCGAGCGGGGCGCCCGCGCAGTGGACCGAGCAGGTGCTGGCCGCGTTCCATGCGTCGAACTTCGTCGAGGTCGACCGGCTCACGGGCGAGGCGGCCGTCGTGCCGCCCGTGTTCGCGGCGGCCATCCGCGCGCTGCCGCGCATCCGCGGCGGGCGCGAGGCGGTGGAGCAGGTGCGCGCGCTCGTGGCCCCGCTCGGCTGCGAGGACGGCCTCGACGACTTCGCCCGCACCTGCGACCTGCTGGCCGAGGCGGGCCTGGCCGACCGCATCCTCGTGGACTTCTCGGTGATGAGCTCGTTCGACTACTACACGGGCATCGTGTTCGAGGCCTACGCGCCCGAGCTGGGCACCCCGCTCGGCAGCGGCGGCCGCTACGACAACATGATCGGGTCGTACGGCGAGAGCCGCCCGGCCGCGGGCTTCGCGTTCTCCCTCGAGCAGGCCATGGCGGCAGCTGCGGCCGCCGATTGCGCGGCCGGCGGCGCGCCCTCCGCGCGCCCGCTGCGCATCGCGGTGCCGAAGGGCTCGCTCAACGCCGACACGGTGGCCGCGCTCGGCGAGGCGGGCCTCGACGTGACGGGGCTGGCCGATCCCGGGCGCTCCCTCATCATCCGCAACCCGGGCGTCGAGTACGTCATCGTGCGCCCCACCGACGCGCCCGCGTTCGTGTCGCTCGGCGCCGCCGACTGCGGCATCTGCGGGAAGGACTCGCTGCTGGAGGCCGAATCCGACGTCGTGGAGCTCGTCGACCTCGGCTACGGCGCGTGCCGCTTCGTGGTGGCCGAGCCGGCCGGCGCCGCCGACGCGGCCGACGAGCACTACCGCCGCCTGGGCTCGCTGCGCATCGCCACGAAGTACCCCAACATCACGCGCGCCCACTACGCGAAGACGGGCACCCAGGTGGAGATCGTGAAGCTGCACGGGAACATCGAGCTGGCGCCCTTGACGGGCATGGCCGAGCGCATCGTCGACATCACGGCGACCGGCACCACCCTGCGCGAGAACGACCTCGTGGTGGTCGACGAGGTCCTTTCGTCGACCGCGCGCTTCTTCTCGAACACCTGCGCGTTCCGCACGGACGCGCGTATCGTACAATTGACCCAAGCGCTGCAGCGGAACGCGGAAGCCGCCGCGCGCCAAGCCGGCAAGGAAAAGGAGTAG
- a CDS encoding DUF2797 domain-containing protein has product MTNFANGRTTVLAGHGFAESGPYLLINDVERGAQHRFAVLGKTFSLRRLPKRRCVGRFDLESYTKEVCPLNVELLPDAKDTMCPACQEATGFNPSFYYADFISAQQRAYNLTPHFTYLAYFSPKYVKAGISSETRGIERLLEQGARAARIVGRFGCADDARELEAALCAQPGILETMRASKKVDLLVNERFDFAEAKEVLDATVERLGLEGAEPAEDLSPHYFGGPSPDCHDLQVPEGHDGECGGRCIGMVGGALVFEQEGTNYVVSVKEWESHEIELLKDEVVCSYDFAPQQFSLF; this is encoded by the coding sequence ATGACGAACTTCGCGAACGGTCGCACGACTGTCCTGGCGGGCCACGGCTTCGCCGAATCCGGTCCCTACCTGCTGATCAACGACGTGGAGCGGGGTGCGCAGCACCGCTTCGCCGTGCTCGGCAAGACGTTCTCGCTGCGTCGGTTGCCCAAGCGGCGTTGCGTGGGGCGCTTCGATCTCGAGTCCTACACGAAGGAGGTGTGCCCGCTCAACGTGGAGCTGCTTCCCGATGCGAAGGACACGATGTGCCCGGCGTGCCAGGAAGCCACGGGCTTCAACCCCTCGTTCTACTACGCCGACTTCATCTCGGCCCAGCAGCGCGCCTACAACCTCACGCCGCACTTCACCTACCTGGCGTACTTCTCGCCGAAGTACGTGAAGGCCGGCATCTCGTCGGAGACGCGCGGCATCGAGCGCCTGCTGGAGCAGGGCGCCCGCGCGGCCCGCATCGTCGGCCGCTTCGGATGCGCCGACGACGCGCGCGAGCTGGAGGCGGCGCTGTGCGCGCAGCCCGGCATCCTGGAAACCATGCGCGCGTCGAAGAAGGTCGACCTGCTCGTGAACGAGCGCTTCGACTTCGCCGAGGCGAAGGAGGTGCTCGACGCCACGGTGGAGCGCCTCGGCCTCGAGGGCGCGGAGCCGGCCGAGGACCTGTCGCCGCACTATTTCGGCGGCCCGTCGCCCGACTGCCACGACCTGCAGGTGCCCGAGGGCCACGACGGCGAGTGCGGCGGCCGCTGCATCGGCATGGTGGGCGGCGCGCTCGTGTTCGAGCAGGAGGGCACGAACTACGTCGTGTCCGTCAAGGAATGGGAGTCCCACGAGATCGAGCTTTTGAAGGACGAAGTGGTGTGCTCCTACGACTTCGCGCCCCAGCAGTTCTCGCTGTTCTAA
- the hisD gene encoding histidinol dehydrogenase, which translates to MRRIILQPGEQFTNAHLKRTGAFNAAALTAATAIVEGVRERGDEALRAYTEQFDGVRVEDFRVSQAAIAEAIANVDDKTARALRQAAAQIRDFHERQKQQSWFTVREDGALVGSKVEPLESVGIYVPGGRALYPSSVLMNALPAAVAGVGRIVCVTPPTADGSLDPAILEACRISGVTEIYAVGGAQAIAALAYGTESIAPVAKITGPGNAYVAAAKKVVSGDVGIDMIAGPSEVCVVADSTADPALVAIDLMAQAEHDPLAACYLVAFDEAYADEVERMVERHLKTSTRAEITAASLADQGLIVVCDSMPQAIETVNVIAPEHLELHVDHAFDLLGAIRNAGAIFLGAWTPEAVGDYAAGPNHTLPTGGTARYASPLSVDEFVKKSSVIQYSSQALARDADMVMTIARHEGLWAHAMSVEMRKNLLDTGNVYGMEGGDGAGRAAGDGIADA; encoded by the coding sequence ATGCGCCGCATCATCCTGCAACCGGGCGAGCAGTTCACCAACGCCCATCTCAAGCGCACCGGCGCGTTCAACGCGGCCGCGTTGACGGCGGCCACCGCCATCGTCGAGGGCGTGCGCGAGCGCGGCGACGAGGCCCTGCGCGCCTACACCGAGCAGTTCGACGGCGTGCGCGTGGAGGACTTCCGCGTGAGCCAGGCCGCCATCGCCGAGGCCATCGCGAACGTGGACGACAAGACGGCGCGCGCCCTGCGCCAGGCCGCCGCGCAGATCCGCGACTTCCACGAGCGCCAGAAGCAGCAGAGCTGGTTCACCGTGCGCGAGGACGGCGCGCTCGTGGGCTCGAAGGTGGAGCCGCTGGAGTCCGTGGGCATCTACGTGCCGGGCGGGCGCGCGCTGTACCCGTCGTCGGTGCTGATGAACGCGCTGCCGGCCGCCGTGGCCGGCGTGGGGCGCATCGTGTGCGTGACGCCGCCGACGGCCGACGGCTCGCTCGATCCGGCCATCCTCGAGGCGTGCCGCATCTCCGGCGTCACCGAGATCTACGCGGTGGGCGGGGCGCAGGCCATCGCCGCGCTGGCGTACGGCACCGAGTCCATCGCGCCCGTGGCCAAGATCACCGGCCCCGGCAACGCCTACGTGGCCGCGGCGAAGAAGGTGGTGTCGGGCGACGTCGGCATCGACATGATCGCCGGCCCGTCCGAGGTGTGCGTCGTGGCCGATTCCACGGCCGACCCGGCGCTCGTGGCCATCGACCTCATGGCGCAGGCCGAGCACGACCCGCTGGCCGCCTGCTACCTGGTCGCCTTCGACGAGGCCTACGCCGACGAGGTGGAGCGCATGGTGGAACGCCACCTGAAAACGTCCACGCGCGCCGAGATCACGGCCGCCTCGCTCGCCGACCAGGGCCTCATCGTGGTGTGCGACAGCATGCCCCAGGCGATCGAGACGGTGAACGTCATCGCCCCCGAGCATCTGGAGCTGCACGTCGACCACGCCTTCGACCTGTTGGGCGCCATCCGCAACGCGGGCGCCATCTTCCTGGGCGCCTGGACGCCCGAGGCCGTGGGCGACTACGCGGCCGGCCCGAACCACACGCTGCCCACGGGCGGCACGGCGCGCTACGCCTCGCCGCTGTCGGTGGACGAGTTCGTGAAGAAGTCGAGCGTCATCCAGTACTCGTCGCAGGCGCTCGCCCGCGACGCCGACATGGTGATGACCATCGCGCGGCACGAGGGCCTGTGGGCGCACGCCATGAGCGTGGAGATGCGCAAGAACCTGTTGGACACGGGCAACGTGTATGGGATGGAGGGCGGCGACGGAGCGGGCCGCGCGGCCGGGGACGGGATCGCCGATGCGTAG
- the hisC gene encoding histidinol-phosphate transaminase yields MRSVCTAAPQLAGVTPYDPKYLPATAILSANENPHDVDDEIRRDIMREVKRLPLNRYPDPLANDLRDMIAEANGLDRDQVLVGNGGDELLFNLALAWGGPGRTFLNLPPTFSVYDANARLTGTTVVDVPRRVDFSIDEEAVLARVAEGGIDYLVVTSPNNPTGQLASETFMLRLLDATDALVMVDEAYFEFSRQTMRPYLAQHKNLVILRTFSKAFSLAGVRMGYILGDAEVVREFVKVRQPYSVDAISQAVARVVYANRAKFERGILAVIEERARLIEGLRMVPGVKSFPSDANYVLFRVENAPLVWEALYERGVLVRDFSRAPHLENCLRVTVGAPEENDAFLRALRDAVMGKCDLKVPLA; encoded by the coding sequence ATGCGTAGCGTGTGCACGGCCGCTCCCCAGCTTGCAGGCGTGACGCCCTACGATCCGAAGTACCTGCCCGCCACCGCCATCCTCTCCGCGAACGAGAACCCGCACGACGTGGACGACGAGATCCGCCGCGACATCATGCGCGAGGTGAAGCGTCTGCCCCTCAACCGCTATCCGGACCCGCTGGCCAACGACCTGCGCGACATGATAGCCGAGGCGAACGGCCTCGACCGCGACCAGGTGCTCGTGGGCAACGGCGGCGACGAGCTGCTGTTCAACCTCGCGCTGGCGTGGGGCGGGCCGGGCCGCACGTTCCTCAACCTGCCGCCCACGTTCTCGGTGTACGACGCCAACGCCCGCCTCACGGGCACGACGGTGGTTGACGTGCCGCGCCGCGTCGACTTCTCCATCGACGAGGAGGCCGTGCTGGCGCGCGTCGCCGAGGGCGGCATCGACTATCTCGTGGTGACGAGCCCGAACAACCCCACGGGCCAGCTGGCCAGCGAGACGTTCATGCTCCGGCTGCTCGACGCCACCGACGCGCTCGTCATGGTGGACGAGGCCTACTTCGAGTTCTCGCGCCAGACGATGCGCCCCTACCTGGCGCAGCACAAGAACCTCGTCATCCTGCGCACGTTCTCGAAGGCGTTCAGCCTGGCCGGCGTGCGCATGGGCTACATCCTGGGCGACGCCGAGGTCGTCCGCGAGTTCGTCAAGGTGCGCCAGCCGTACTCGGTGGACGCCATCTCGCAGGCCGTCGCGCGCGTGGTGTACGCGAACCGCGCGAAGTTCGAGCGCGGCATCCTCGCGGTGATCGAGGAACGCGCCCGCCTGATCGAGGGGCTGAGGATGGTTCCCGGCGTGAAGTCGTTCCCGTCGGATGCGAACTACGTGCTGTTCCGCGTGGAGAACGCGCCCCTCGTGTGGGAGGCGCTGTACGAGCGCGGCGTGCTCGTGCGCGATTTCTCGCGCGCGCCGCATCTGGAGAACTGCCTGCGCGTGACCGTGGGCGCCCCCGAGGAGAACGACGCGTTCCTGCGGGCCCTGCGCGACGCGGTGATGGGGAAGTGCGACTTGAAGGTTCCGTTGGCCTGA
- the hisB gene encoding imidazoleglycerol-phosphate dehydratase HisB → MNQRTAEVERTTNETDIRIVVNLDGTGATDVETGVPFFDHMLTAFGRHSLIDLTVRAKGDIEVDAHHTVEDTGIVLGQAVARALGDKRGIARFGSLALPMDEALVLAAADISGRGQLHWAVDVPPVMLGSFDASLAKEFFIAFAANSGITLHVRSMTGENAHHLVEASFKAAARALRQAVECDPRIGDALPSTKGSL, encoded by the coding sequence ATGAACCAGAGAACCGCCGAAGTCGAGCGCACGACGAACGAGACGGACATCCGCATCGTCGTGAACCTCGACGGCACGGGCGCGACGGACGTCGAGACGGGCGTGCCGTTCTTCGACCACATGCTGACGGCCTTCGGGCGGCACAGCCTGATCGACCTGACCGTGCGCGCGAAGGGCGACATCGAGGTGGACGCGCACCACACCGTGGAGGACACGGGCATCGTGCTGGGCCAGGCCGTCGCCCGCGCGCTCGGCGACAAGCGCGGCATCGCGCGGTTCGGGTCGCTCGCGCTGCCCATGGACGAGGCACTCGTGCTGGCGGCCGCGGACATCTCGGGGCGCGGCCAGCTGCACTGGGCCGTGGACGTGCCTCCCGTCATGCTGGGCTCGTTCGATGCGTCGCTCGCCAAGGAGTTCTTCATCGCCTTCGCGGCGAACTCGGGGATCACGCTGCACGTGCGCAGCATGACGGGCGAGAACGCGCACCACCTGGTGGAGGCTTCGTTCAAGGCCGCCGCGCGCGCTTTGCGCCAGGCCGTCGAGTGCGACCCCCGCATCGGCGACGCCCTGCCTTCCACGAAGGGCAGCCTGTGA
- a CDS encoding alanine/glycine:cation symporter family protein, whose protein sequence is MDFNEWLIAWTGEVDGFLYTYILLLLLVAVGVYFTIRTKAVQIRYIKDMFTQLTEKKHVEGERSISSFQALMVSTASRVGTGNIAGVATAIATGGPGAVFWMGLMAVIGAASAFIESTLAQVWKVRGKEGEFRGGPAYYIQQALGKRWLGILFAVLLILCFAFGFNGLQAFNAASSLEYYIPDYATNGAAVACGIVLAVMTAFVIFGGAKRISIITSIIVPIMAIAYIAIAVWTTVTNITVLPQVFSLVFASAFDFQSIFGGFAGSVVMLGIKRGLYSNEAGMGSAPNAAATASVSHPCKQGLVQSLSVYIDTLLICTCSAMMVLVFYVQDPQAAAALNGMPLVQMAVNNSVGEIGIHFITFAIFAFAFSSLIGNYFYAENNLRFIKGDSRALLLVFRLVCLAVIFYGAVNSFDLAWNLADIFMGFMAIVNLIAIMLLGKWALKVLDDYSAQRKAGKDPVFVADNIEGLPPTECWHLSHLEEYGKQPVQEYLDDQIDVEYAGLN, encoded by the coding sequence ATGGACTTCAACGAATGGCTCATCGCCTGGACGGGCGAGGTCGACGGGTTTCTGTACACGTACATCCTGCTGCTGTTGCTGGTGGCCGTGGGCGTGTACTTCACCATCCGCACGAAGGCCGTGCAGATCCGCTACATCAAGGACATGTTCACGCAGCTGACCGAGAAGAAGCATGTGGAGGGCGAGCGCTCGATCTCGTCGTTCCAGGCGCTCATGGTGTCCACGGCGTCGCGCGTGGGCACGGGCAACATCGCCGGCGTGGCCACCGCCATCGCCACGGGCGGCCCGGGCGCCGTGTTCTGGATGGGGCTCATGGCCGTCATCGGCGCGGCGTCGGCGTTCATCGAGTCCACGCTCGCGCAGGTGTGGAAGGTGCGCGGCAAGGAGGGCGAGTTCCGCGGCGGCCCCGCGTACTACATCCAGCAGGCGCTGGGGAAGCGCTGGCTGGGCATCCTGTTCGCCGTGCTGCTCATCCTGTGCTTCGCGTTCGGGTTCAACGGGCTGCAGGCCTTCAACGCGGCCTCGTCGCTCGAGTACTACATCCCCGACTACGCCACGAACGGCGCGGCCGTGGCCTGCGGCATCGTGCTGGCGGTGATGACCGCGTTCGTCATCTTCGGCGGCGCGAAGCGCATCAGCATCATCACGTCCATCATCGTGCCCATCATGGCCATCGCCTACATCGCCATCGCGGTGTGGACCACCGTCACCAACATCACCGTGCTGCCCCAGGTGTTCTCGCTGGTGTTCGCCTCGGCGTTCGACTTCCAGTCGATCTTCGGCGGCTTCGCGGGCTCGGTGGTCATGCTGGGCATCAAGCGCGGCCTGTACTCCAACGAGGCCGGCATGGGCTCGGCGCCGAACGCGGCCGCCACGGCGTCGGTGTCGCACCCCTGCAAGCAGGGCCTCGTGCAGAGCCTGTCCGTGTACATCGACACGCTGCTCATCTGCACCTGCTCGGCCATGATGGTGCTCGTGTTCTACGTGCAGGACCCGCAGGCGGCCGCCGCGCTCAACGGCATGCCGCTCGTGCAGATGGCCGTGAACAACTCGGTGGGCGAGATCGGCATCCACTTCATCACGTTCGCCATCTTCGCCTTCGCGTTCTCCAGCCTCATCGGCAACTACTTCTACGCCGAGAACAACCTGCGCTTCATCAAGGGCGACAGCCGGGCGCTGCTGCTCGTGTTCCGCCTCGTGTGCCTCGCGGTCATCTTCTACGGCGCGGTGAACAGCTTCGACCTCGCGTGGAACCTGGCCGACATCTTCATGGGCTTCATGGCCATCGTGAACCTCATCGCCATCATGTTGCTGGGCAAGTGGGCGCTCAAGGTGCTCGACGACTACTCGGCGCAGCGCAAGGCCGGCAAGGACCCGGTGTTCGTGGCCGACAACATCGAGGGGCTGCCGCCCACCGAGTGCTGGCATCTGTCGCACCTCGAGGAGTACGGCAAGCAGCCGGTGCAGGAGTACCTCGACGACCAGATCGACGTGGAGTACGCCGGGCTGAACTGA